A section of the Citrus sinensis cultivar Valencia sweet orange chromosome 8, DVS_A1.0, whole genome shotgun sequence genome encodes:
- the LOC102626529 gene encoding geraniol 8-hydroxylase-like — protein sequence MDLLTCCMLWLVFTLVWVMALSLNSGGRRKQLPPGPRPYAVIGNLLELSGKPHKALANLAKIHGPIMSLRLGQVTTVVVSSPSMAKAILKKHDSSFCDRKVPESILSQPYRHHEFSLVWLPVSTLWRSFRKICNMYIFTSQKLDASQDLRRKKIKDLLAYVEENCRAGKAIDFGQAAFNTSLNLLSNTIFSIDLVHPNEREFRDIVLGMMKEAGKPNLSDHFPLLKKLDLQGIRRRNTLHASKMFEALDRLIDQRLKKRQEPSCSASTESKDMLDTVLNIIQDKSEKIDTKHIKHLFADLLIAGNDTTSITMEWAMAELLHNPEVLSKAKLELEQTVGKGNPIEESDITRLPYLQAVVKETFRLHPAVPLLIPRKASEDVEIAGFTVPKSARVFVNVWAIGRDESTWDNPHSFIPERFLGSDVDFRGQNFELIPFGAGRRVCPGLPLAIRMLYLMLGSLINSFDWKLEDENMDMEEKSGLTIQKAQPLCAIPVAI from the exons ATGGATTTGTTAACTTGCTGCATGCTATGGCTTGTATTCACATTGGTTTGGGTGATGGCTTTAAGTTTAAATTCCGGAGGACGACGCAAACAGCTTCCACCAGGACCAAGGCCTTATGCGGTGATCGGAAACCTCCTGGAACTGAGTGGTAAACCTCACAAGGCACTGGCCAATCTTGCCAAGATTCATGGCCCCATAATGAGTCTAAGACTTGGCCAAGTAACCACAGTAGTGGTTTCTTCTCCAAGCATGGCCAAAGCTATCCTTAAAAAGCATGATTCATCATTCTGTGATCGTAAGGTCCCTGAGTCAATCTTGTCCCAGCCCTACCGGCACCATGAATTCAGTTTGGTCTGGCTGCCAGTCTCAACACTGTGGAGAAGTTTTCGAAAAATATGCAACATGTATATTTTCACTAGTCAGAAACTCGATGCTAGTCAAGACCTCCGGCGCAAGAAAATCAAAGACCTTCTTGCCTACGTTGAAGAAAATTGCCGTGCGGGTAAAGCAATAGATTTTGGCCAAGCTGCTTTCAATACTTCACTTAATTTGTTATCCAACACAATATTTTCTATTGATTTGGTTCATCCCAATGAGCGAGAGTTTAGGGATATAGTTTTGGGTATGATGAAAGAAGCAGGAAAGCCAAACTTGTCCGACCATTTTCCTCTGCTCAAAAAGCTTGACCTGCAGGGGATAAGACGCCGCAACACACTACATGCTAGCAAGATGTTCGAGGCCTTGGATCGCCTGATTGATCAACGATTGAAGAAAAGACAAGAACCTAGTTGCAGCGCTAGCACCGAATCTAAAGATATGTTGGATACTGTTCTCAATATTATCCAAGACAAGAGTGAAAAGATTGACACAAAACATATCAAGCACTTGTTTGct GATTTGCTTATTGCGGGGAATGACACAACTTCAATTACAATGGAATGGGCAATGGCAGAACTACTCCACAACCCTGAAGTTTTATCGAAAGCAAAATTGGAGCTAGAACAAACAGTTGGCAAAGGCAACCCAATTGAAGAATCTGACATCACTCGATTACCTTATCTACAAGCAGTTGTTAAAGAAACTTTCAGGTTACACCCAGCAGTTCCCTTATTAATCCCTCGCAAAGCCTCAGAAGATGTCGAAATTGCAGGCTTCACAGTACCAAAAAGTGCACGAGTTTTTGTCAATGTATGGGCTATTGGTAGAGATGAAAGCACATGGGACAACCCTCACTCTTTTATACCTGAAAGGTTTTTGGGGTCAGATGTTGATTTCAGAGGCCAGAATTTTGAGCTAATCCCCTTCGGAGCCGGGCGGCGAGTTTGTCCTGGCTTGCCGTTGGCAATCAGAATGTTATATCTAATGTTGGGTTCacttattaattcatttgattGGAAGCTTGAAGATGAGAATATGGACATGGAAGAGAAATCTGGCCTCACCATACAAAAGGCTCAACCCCTTTGTGCTATCCCTGTTGCCATTTAG
- the LOC102624715 gene encoding probable amidase At4g34880 isoform X1 produces the protein MLMGTAINAATSISFSITTVLTLLLFIPINGQDQFTIIEATIDEIQTAFDQNKLTSTQLVEFYITQIETLNPRLRSVIEVNPDARSQAEKADLARKRNQGRRFLGELHGIPVLLKDTFATKDKLNTSAGSYALVGSVVPRDATVVERLRDAGAVILGKASLTEWYSFRALGKIPNGWCARAGQAKNPYLPSGDPCGSSSGSAISVAANMVTVSLGSETHGSILCPADHNSVVGLKPTVGLTSRAGVIPVLPQHDTIGAISRTVSDAVYLLDVIVGFDSRDYEATSEAAKYIPVGGYKQFLNENGLKGKRLGVVRNLFSNALNGSTVITAFENHLNTLRQSGATIVDDLEMANVDVISNPGKSGELTAMLAGFKIALNEYLQELVSSPVRSLADVISFNQNNADMEKTKEYGQGTFISAEKTSGFGEKERKAVELMEKLSQDGIEKLMTENELDALVTPGTRVIPVLALGGYPGITVPAGYEGNQMPFGICFGGLKGTEPKLIEIAYAFEQATMIRRPPFVTPFWIDER, from the exons atgttaatggGAACGGCGATCAATGCAGCAACTTCCATTTCGTTCTCGATCACCACCGTCTTAACATTGTTATTATTCATCCCAATCAACGGCCAAGATCAATTCACAATCATAGAAGCGACAATAGACGAAATCCAAACGGCCTTTGACCAAAACAAACTCACGTCAACGCAACTCGTGGAATTCTACATAACCCAGATCGAAACTTTGAACCCTCGGCTTCGAAGCGTGATAGAAGTGAACCCAGATGCGAGAAGTCAAGCGGAGAAGGCTGATTTGGCGAGGAAGAGAAATCAGGGCCGTAGATTCTTAGGGGAGCTGCACGGGATCCCGGTGCTGCTGAAGGACACGTTTGCAACAAAAGATAAGTTGAATACGAGTGCTGGGTCTTATGCGTTGGTGGGGTCAGTGGTCCCCCGTGATGCCACTGTTGTTGAGAGGCTGAGAGACGCCGGGGCTGTGATCTTGGGAAAGGCTAGTCTCACCGAGTGGTACTCTTTTCGGGCTCTAGGCAAGATTCCTAATGGCTGGTGTGCTAGAGCTGGACAAGCCAAG AATCCTTACCTTCCATCAGGGGATCCATGTGGCTCAAGCAGTGGATCAGCTATTTCTGTTGCTGCTAATATGGTGACAGTTTCGCTTGGAAGTGAGACTCATGGCTCCATCCTCTGTCCTGCTGATCATAACTCTGTAGTTGGGTTGAAACCAACTGTTGGACTCACCAGCCGAGCTGGAGTCATTCCAGTTTTGCCCCAACATGATACCATTGG AGCCATAAGCAGGACAGTGTCTGATGCAGTTTATTTGCTTGATGTGATTGTTGGCTTTGACTCGAGAGATTATGAAGCAACAAGTGAAGCAGCGAAGTACATTCCTGTGGGAGGTTATAAGCAATTCCTCAACGAAAATGGGCTTAAAGGGAAGAGATTAGGGGTTGTCAGAAATCTCTTTTCAAATGCTCTAAATGGATCTACTGTCATTACAGCTTTTGAGAATCATCTTAATACTCTAAg ACAAAGCGGTGCAACTATAGTGGATGATCTAGAAATGGCAAATGTTGATGTTATATCAAATCCTGGTAAAAGTGGGGAGCTGACGGCAATGCTGGCTGGTTTCAAGATTGCTCTAAATGAGTACCTGCAAGAGCTTGTTTCTTCTCCTGTGAGGTCACTTGCTGACGTTATTTCTTTCAATCAAAATAATGCAGATATG GAGAAAACTAAAGAGTACGGTCAGGGAACTTTTATATCTGCAGAGAAGACAAGTGGATTTggagagaaagagaggaaGGCAGTTGAGTTAATGGAAAAACTGTCGCAAGATGGAATTGAGAAGCTGATGacagaaaatgaattggatgCCTTGGTGACACCAGGTACTCGTGTCATTCCTGTGCTGGCTCTTGGTGGCTACCCAGGGATTACTGTTCCGGCAGGATATGAAGGCAATCAGATGCCGTTCGGGATATGTTTTGGAGGTTTAAAAGGTACCGAACCCAAGCTAATTGAAATTGCTTATGCTTTTGAACAAGCCACCATGATAAGGAGGCCTCCTTTCGTTACACCATTTTGGATTGACGAAAGATAA
- the LOC102625290 gene encoding probable amidase At4g34880 isoform X1, with protein sequence MSTDRSDDEFPIREATINDLQLAFKQNKLTSWQLVEFYLGEIHRLNPVLNGVIEVNPDALSQADEADCERRVKAPGSLPGLHGIPILLKDNIATKDKMNTTAGSYALLGSVVPRDAGVVTKLREAGAIILGKASLSEWANFRSSNAPNGFCARGGQGKNPYVLSADPWGSSSGSAISVAGNLVAVSLGTETDGSILSPSSSNSVVGIKPTVGLTSRAGVIPLTPRQDSVGYVEPLPYQFDGCYL encoded by the exons ATGTCAACCGATCGATCCGACGATGAATTCCCAATAAGAGAGGCAACTATCAACGATCTCCAGCTCGCTTTCAAGCAAAACAAGCTTACGTCCTGGCAGCTGGTTGAATTTTACCTCGGAGAAATCCACAGGCTCAACCCGGTGCTCAACGGAGTCATAGAGGTGAACCCTGATGCACTATCCCAAGCTGATGAAGCTGACTGCGAGCGCAGGGTTAAGGCACCAGGTTCACTGCCCGGTTTACATGGGATTCCTATTCTTCTCAAGGATAACATTGCAACGAAGGACAAGATGAACACCACTGCTGGCTCGTATGCTCTGCTCGGCTCAGTCGTGCCCCGGGATGCTGGTGTGGTGACCAAATTGAGGGAAGCTGGTGCCATTATTCTGGGAAAGGCTAGCTTGAGTGAGTGGGCTAATTTTAGATCCTCAAATGCACCCAATGGTTTCTGTGCTAGGGGTGGCCAGGGAAAG AATCCATATGTTCTATCAGCAGATCCCTGGGGGTCGAGCAGTGGCTCAGCAATATCGGTAGCAGGCAACTTGGTTGCAGTGTCACTGGGAACTGAAACTGATGGTTCAATTCTCTCTCCTTCCAGTTCCAACTCAGTAGTGGGAATCAAACCAACCGTTGGTCTCACCAGCAGAGCCGGCGTCATCCCTTTAACTCCTAGGCAGGACTCCGTTGGGTATGTGGAACCTTTGCCATATCAATTTGATGGCTGTTacctttaa
- the LOC112495556 gene encoding probable amidase At4g34880 isoform X3, with protein MATNSSKLNIPIFSSLPLIILAVYSSGSPATESREFSVKEATIEDLQLAFKQNQLTSRQLVEMYIREIGRLNPLLRGVIEVNPDAINQADKADQERKAKAPRSQLGLHGIPILVKDNIATKDKMNTTAGSFALLGSVVPRDAFVVTKLLEAGAIILGKASMSEWAHFRTFESPNGWCARTGQGKNPYVLSADPCGSSSGSAISVAANMVAVSLGTDTDASILCPSGSNSVVGIKPTVGLISRDGVIPVSPRLDTVGPISKTVADTVYVLDAIVGFDAKDEATREASKYIPPGGYKQFLKPHGLQGKRLGIVRNLGSNFTISSEVTEAFEHHVRTLSRVQTGLECIPSGTSDFPSEILS; from the exons ATGGCTACCAATTCTTCAAAACTGAACATTCCTATCTTCTCATCCTTGCCTTTGATAATTCTAGCAGTATACTCATCCGGGTCACCAGCCACAGAGAGCCGTGAATTTTCTGTGAAAGAAGCCACAATAGAAGACCTTCAACTTGCTTTCAAACAAAACCAACTCACATCAAGGCAGCTAGTTGAGATGTACATCAGAGAAATCGGCAGACTCAACCCCCTTCTCAGAGGAGTCATAGAGGTGAATCCTGATGCAATTAACCAAGCTGACAAGGCTGATCAAGAGCGTAAGGCGAAAGCACCAAGATCACAGCTTGGCTTGCACGGCATTCCGATTTTGGTCAAGGACAATATAGCGACCAAAGATAAAATGAACACAACCGCTGGCTCATTCGCCCTGTTAGGCTCTGTCGTCCCCCGAGATGCATTTGTTGTTACCAAGTTGCTTGAGGCTGGGGCTATTATTTTGGGAAAAGCTAGCATGAGCGAATGGGCACATTTTAGGACATTCGAATCACCTAATGGTTGGTGTGCTAGAACTGGCCAAGGAAAG AATCCTTATGTTTTATCAGCGGATCCTTGTGGGTCAAGCAGTGGATCAGCTATATCAGTGGCAGCAAATATGGTGGCAGTGTCACTGGGGACTGACACTGATGCCTCCATCTTGTGCCCCTCAGGTTCTAATTCAGTTGTAGGAATCAAACCAACCGTTGGCCTCATCAGCAGAGACGGTGTCATCCCAGTCTCTCCTAGACTAGACACCGTTGG GCCTATTTCCAAGACTGTAGCAGACACTGTTTATGTTCTTGATGCCATTGTAGGATTTGATGCTAAAGATGAAGCAACCAGAGAAGCATCAAAATACATCCCACCTGGTGGCTATAAACAGTTTCTTAAGCCTCATGGTCTCCAAGGAAAAAGATTGGGGATTGTGAGGAATTTAGGCTCTAATTTTACCATCAGTTCTGAAGTTACTGAAGCATTTGAGCACCATGTCCGGACACTAAG CCGAGTTCAAACAGGCCTTGAATGCATACCTTCAGGAACTAGTGACTTCCCCAGTGAGATCCTTAGCTGA
- the LOC112495556 gene encoding probable amidase At4g34880 isoform X2, whose product MATNSSKLNIPIFSSLPLIILAVYSSGSPATESREFSVKEATIEDLQLAFKQNQLTSRQLVEMYIREIGRLNPLLRGVIEVNPDAINQADKADQERKAKAPRSQLGLHGIPILVKDNIATKDKMNTTAGSFALLGSVVPRDAFVVTKLLEAGAIILGKASMSEWAHFRTFESPNGWCARTGQGKNPYVLSADPCGSSSGSAISVAANMVAVSLGTDTDASILCPSGSNSVVGIKPTVGLISRDGVIPVSPRLDTVGPISKTVADTVYVLDAIVGFDAKDEATREASKYIPPGGYKQFLKPHGLQGKRLGIVRNLGSNFTISSEVTEAFEHHVRTLRQQGAILLDNFEINNLEAILNSIANGETLAILAAEFKQALNAYLQELVTSPVRSLADVIAFNKMFPELLGRL is encoded by the exons ATGGCTACCAATTCTTCAAAACTGAACATTCCTATCTTCTCATCCTTGCCTTTGATAATTCTAGCAGTATACTCATCCGGGTCACCAGCCACAGAGAGCCGTGAATTTTCTGTGAAAGAAGCCACAATAGAAGACCTTCAACTTGCTTTCAAACAAAACCAACTCACATCAAGGCAGCTAGTTGAGATGTACATCAGAGAAATCGGCAGACTCAACCCCCTTCTCAGAGGAGTCATAGAGGTGAATCCTGATGCAATTAACCAAGCTGACAAGGCTGATCAAGAGCGTAAGGCGAAAGCACCAAGATCACAGCTTGGCTTGCACGGCATTCCGATTTTGGTCAAGGACAATATAGCGACCAAAGATAAAATGAACACAACCGCTGGCTCATTCGCCCTGTTAGGCTCTGTCGTCCCCCGAGATGCATTTGTTGTTACCAAGTTGCTTGAGGCTGGGGCTATTATTTTGGGAAAAGCTAGCATGAGCGAATGGGCACATTTTAGGACATTCGAATCACCTAATGGTTGGTGTGCTAGAACTGGCCAAGGAAAG AATCCTTATGTTTTATCAGCGGATCCTTGTGGGTCAAGCAGTGGATCAGCTATATCAGTGGCAGCAAATATGGTGGCAGTGTCACTGGGGACTGACACTGATGCCTCCATCTTGTGCCCCTCAGGTTCTAATTCAGTTGTAGGAATCAAACCAACCGTTGGCCTCATCAGCAGAGACGGTGTCATCCCAGTCTCTCCTAGACTAGACACCGTTGG GCCTATTTCCAAGACTGTAGCAGACACTGTTTATGTTCTTGATGCCATTGTAGGATTTGATGCTAAAGATGAAGCAACCAGAGAAGCATCAAAATACATCCCACCTGGTGGCTATAAACAGTTTCTTAAGCCTCATGGTCTCCAAGGAAAAAGATTGGGGATTGTGAGGAATTTAGGCTCTAATTTTACCATCAGTTCTGAAGTTACTGAAGCATTTGAGCACCATGTCCGGACACTAAG ACAACAGGGTGCAATTTTGTTAgacaattttgaaattaacaacCTTGAGGCTATATTGAATTCAATTGCAAATGGTGAAACATTGGCAATATTGGCAGCCGAGTTCAAACAGGCCTTGAATGCATACCTTCAGGAACTAGTGACTTCCCCAGTGAGATCCTTAGCTGATGTTATCGCATTCAACAAAATGTTCCCAGAGCTG CTCGGCAGACTGTGA
- the LOC112495556 gene encoding probable amidase At4g34880 isoform X1, translating to MATNSSKLNIPIFSSLPLIILAVYSSGSPATESREFSVKEATIEDLQLAFKQNQLTSRQLVEMYIREIGRLNPLLRGVIEVNPDAINQADKADQERKAKAPRSQLGLHGIPILVKDNIATKDKMNTTAGSFALLGSVVPRDAFVVTKLLEAGAIILGKASMSEWAHFRTFESPNGWCARTGQGKNPYVLSADPCGSSSGSAISVAANMVAVSLGTDTDASILCPSGSNSVVGIKPTVGLISRDGVIPVSPRLDTVGPISKTVADTVYVLDAIVGFDAKDEATREASKYIPPGGYKQFLKPHGLQGKRLGIVRNLGSNFTISSEVTEAFEHHVRTLRQQGAILLDNFEINNLEAILNSIANGETLAILAAEFKQALNAYLQELVTSPVRSLADVIAFNKMFPELVSILESISFVYVSLVRT from the exons ATGGCTACCAATTCTTCAAAACTGAACATTCCTATCTTCTCATCCTTGCCTTTGATAATTCTAGCAGTATACTCATCCGGGTCACCAGCCACAGAGAGCCGTGAATTTTCTGTGAAAGAAGCCACAATAGAAGACCTTCAACTTGCTTTCAAACAAAACCAACTCACATCAAGGCAGCTAGTTGAGATGTACATCAGAGAAATCGGCAGACTCAACCCCCTTCTCAGAGGAGTCATAGAGGTGAATCCTGATGCAATTAACCAAGCTGACAAGGCTGATCAAGAGCGTAAGGCGAAAGCACCAAGATCACAGCTTGGCTTGCACGGCATTCCGATTTTGGTCAAGGACAATATAGCGACCAAAGATAAAATGAACACAACCGCTGGCTCATTCGCCCTGTTAGGCTCTGTCGTCCCCCGAGATGCATTTGTTGTTACCAAGTTGCTTGAGGCTGGGGCTATTATTTTGGGAAAAGCTAGCATGAGCGAATGGGCACATTTTAGGACATTCGAATCACCTAATGGTTGGTGTGCTAGAACTGGCCAAGGAAAG AATCCTTATGTTTTATCAGCGGATCCTTGTGGGTCAAGCAGTGGATCAGCTATATCAGTGGCAGCAAATATGGTGGCAGTGTCACTGGGGACTGACACTGATGCCTCCATCTTGTGCCCCTCAGGTTCTAATTCAGTTGTAGGAATCAAACCAACCGTTGGCCTCATCAGCAGAGACGGTGTCATCCCAGTCTCTCCTAGACTAGACACCGTTGG GCCTATTTCCAAGACTGTAGCAGACACTGTTTATGTTCTTGATGCCATTGTAGGATTTGATGCTAAAGATGAAGCAACCAGAGAAGCATCAAAATACATCCCACCTGGTGGCTATAAACAGTTTCTTAAGCCTCATGGTCTCCAAGGAAAAAGATTGGGGATTGTGAGGAATTTAGGCTCTAATTTTACCATCAGTTCTGAAGTTACTGAAGCATTTGAGCACCATGTCCGGACACTAAG ACAACAGGGTGCAATTTTGTTAgacaattttgaaattaacaacCTTGAGGCTATATTGAATTCAATTGCAAATGGTGAAACATTGGCAATATTGGCAGCCGAGTTCAAACAGGCCTTGAATGCATACCTTCAGGAACTAGTGACTTCCCCAGTGAGATCCTTAGCTGATGTTATCGCATTCAACAAAATGTTCCCAGAGCTGGTAAGTATATTAGAATCAATTTCCTTTGTTTATGTATCCTTAGTTCGCACTTGA
- the LOC112495464 gene encoding probable amidase At4g34880 codes for MHCLKMATSSIAILAFSLFSHLLLPTLLAISAQSNAIHAFPIREATIKDLQLAFKQNKLTSRQLVEFYLGEIHRLNPLLHGVIEVNPDALSQADKADYERKVKAAGSLRGLHGIPILLKDNIATKDKMNTTAGSYALLRSVVPRDAGVVVKLRKAGAIILGKASLSEWSNFRSSKAPSGFSGRGGQGKNPYVLSADPCGSSSGSAISVAANLAAVSLGTETDGSILCPSSSNSVVGLKPTLGLTSRAGVIPITPRQDSVGPICRTVADAAYVLDAIAGFDHYDPATRAASEYIPRGGYKQFLRPHGLKGKRLGIVRNPFFNFDEGSPLAQVFDHHLHTLRQEGALVIDHLEIGNINSLNSIANDETTAMLAEFKLAINAYLKELVTSPVRSLAEVIAFNNKFSDLEKIKAYGQDFFLLAEATNGIGKKEKAAILNLEKFTRDGFEKLMTRNKLDALVTPGYAVSTLLAVGGFPGINVPAVYAGDGEPFGICFGGLKGSEPKLIEVAYGFEQATKIRKPPSFKS; via the exons ATGCATTGCCTAAAAATGGCTACCAGTAGTATCGCAATACTGgccttttctttgttttcccATCTGCTCCTTCCGACTCTTCTAGCCATATCAGCTCAAAGTAATGCCATTCATGCATTCCCAATAAGAGAAGCAACCATCAAGGATCTCCAGCTCGCTTTCAAGCAAAACAAGCTCACGTCCCGGCAGCTGGTTGAATTTTACCTCGGAGAAATCCACAGGCTCAACCCGCTGCTTCACGGCGTCATAGAGGTGAACCCCGATGCACTATCCCAAGCTGATAAGGCTGACTACGAGCGCAAGGTTAAGGCAGCAGGCTCACTGCGGGGCTTGCACGGGATTCCTATTCTTCTTAAGGATAACATTGCAACGAAGGACAAGATGAACACCACTGCTGGCTCGTATGCTCTGCTCCGCTCAGTCGTGCCCCGGGATGCTGGTGTGGTGGTGAAGTTGAGGAAAGCTGGTGCCATTATTTTGGGAAAGGCCAGCTTGAGTGAGTGGTCTAACTTTAGATCCTCCAAAGCACCCAGTGGTTTCAGTGGTAGGGGGGGCCAGGGAAAG AATCCATATGTTCTATCAGCAGATCCTTGTGGGTCAAGCAGTGGCTCAGCAATTTCAGTAGCTGCAAACTTGGCTGCCGTGTCACTGGGAACTGAAACGGATGGTTCCATTCTATGTCCGTCCAGTTCTAACTCAGTAGTGGGACTCAAACCAACCCTTGGTCTCACCAGCAGAGCCGGCGTTATCCCAATAACTCCTAGACAGGACTCCGTTGG ACCTATTTGCAGAACTGTAGCGGATGCTGCTTATGTTCTAGATGCCATTGCAGGATTTGATCATTACGATCCTGCAACAAGGGCAGCATCAGAGTACATTCCACGTGGTGGCTACAAACAGTTTCTTAGGCCTCATGGACTCAAAGGGAAGAGATTGGGAATTGTGCGGAATCCATTCTTCAATTTTGACGAGGGCTCTCCACTGGCTCAAGTTTTTGATCACCATCTGCACACACTCAG ACAGGAAGGTGCACTTGTAATCGACCATCTGGAGATAGGCAACATTAATTCACTAAATTCTATAGCAAATGACGAAACGACAGCAATGCTGGCCGAGTTCAAGTTGGCCATAAATGCATATCTCAAGGAGCTTGTGACTTCCCCAGTGCGATCTTTGGCAGAGGTTATAGCCTTCAATAACAAATTCTCAGATTTG GAAAAGATCAAAGCATACGGCCAGGACTTCTTTCTGTTAGCAGAAGCAACAAATGGAATCGGCAAAAAAGAGAAGGCGGCAATACTGAATTTAGAAAAGTTTACAAGAGATGGTTTTGAGAAGCTGATGACCAGGAACAAGCTTGACGCATTGGTGACACCAGGATATGCTGTTTCTACGCTTCTGGCAGTCGGTGGGTTCCCAGGAATCAATGTTCCTGCTGTATATGCTGGTGATGGTGAACCTTTTGGCATTTGTTTTGGAGGATTGAAGGGTTCAGAGCCAAAGCTCATTGAGGTTGCCTATGGCTTTGAGCAAGCTACCAAAATTAGGAAGCCTCCTTCATTCAAGTCTTGA
- the LOC102625290 gene encoding probable amidase At4g34880 isoform X2, which produces MSTDRSDDEFPIREATINDLQLAFKQNKLTSWQLVEFYLGEIHRLNPVLNGVIEVNPDALSQADEADCERRVKAPGSLPGLHGIPILLKDNIATKDKMNTTAGSYALLGSVVPRDAGVVTKLREAGAIILGKASLSEWANFRSSNAPNGFCARGGQGKNPYVLSADPWGSSSGSAISVAGNLVAVSLGTETDGSILSPSSSNSVVGIKPTVGLTSRAGVIPLTPRQDSVGI; this is translated from the exons ATGTCAACCGATCGATCCGACGATGAATTCCCAATAAGAGAGGCAACTATCAACGATCTCCAGCTCGCTTTCAAGCAAAACAAGCTTACGTCCTGGCAGCTGGTTGAATTTTACCTCGGAGAAATCCACAGGCTCAACCCGGTGCTCAACGGAGTCATAGAGGTGAACCCTGATGCACTATCCCAAGCTGATGAAGCTGACTGCGAGCGCAGGGTTAAGGCACCAGGTTCACTGCCCGGTTTACATGGGATTCCTATTCTTCTCAAGGATAACATTGCAACGAAGGACAAGATGAACACCACTGCTGGCTCGTATGCTCTGCTCGGCTCAGTCGTGCCCCGGGATGCTGGTGTGGTGACCAAATTGAGGGAAGCTGGTGCCATTATTCTGGGAAAGGCTAGCTTGAGTGAGTGGGCTAATTTTAGATCCTCAAATGCACCCAATGGTTTCTGTGCTAGGGGTGGCCAGGGAAAG AATCCATATGTTCTATCAGCAGATCCCTGGGGGTCGAGCAGTGGCTCAGCAATATCGGTAGCAGGCAACTTGGTTGCAGTGTCACTGGGAACTGAAACTGATGGTTCAATTCTCTCTCCTTCCAGTTCCAACTCAGTAGTGGGAATCAAACCAACCGTTGGTCTCACCAGCAGAGCCGGCGTCATCCCTTTAACTCCTAGGCAGGACTCCGTTGG GATTTGA
- the LOC102624715 gene encoding probable amidase At4g34880 isoform X2 codes for MAAFIATAAGNIQSNPYLPSGDPCGSSSGSAISVAANMVTVSLGSETHGSILCPADHNSVVGLKPTVGLTSRAGVIPVLPQHDTIGAISRTVSDAVYLLDVIVGFDSRDYEATSEAAKYIPVGGYKQFLNENGLKGKRLGVVRNLFSNALNGSTVITAFENHLNTLRQSGATIVDDLEMANVDVISNPGKSGELTAMLAGFKIALNEYLQELVSSPVRSLADVISFNQNNADMEKTKEYGQGTFISAEKTSGFGEKERKAVELMEKLSQDGIEKLMTENELDALVTPGTRVIPVLALGGYPGITVPAGYEGNQMPFGICFGGLKGTEPKLIEIAYAFEQATMIRRPPFVTPFWIDER; via the exons ATGGCTGCATTTATAGCCACTGCTGCTGGAAATATTCAATCA AATCCTTACCTTCCATCAGGGGATCCATGTGGCTCAAGCAGTGGATCAGCTATTTCTGTTGCTGCTAATATGGTGACAGTTTCGCTTGGAAGTGAGACTCATGGCTCCATCCTCTGTCCTGCTGATCATAACTCTGTAGTTGGGTTGAAACCAACTGTTGGACTCACCAGCCGAGCTGGAGTCATTCCAGTTTTGCCCCAACATGATACCATTGG AGCCATAAGCAGGACAGTGTCTGATGCAGTTTATTTGCTTGATGTGATTGTTGGCTTTGACTCGAGAGATTATGAAGCAACAAGTGAAGCAGCGAAGTACATTCCTGTGGGAGGTTATAAGCAATTCCTCAACGAAAATGGGCTTAAAGGGAAGAGATTAGGGGTTGTCAGAAATCTCTTTTCAAATGCTCTAAATGGATCTACTGTCATTACAGCTTTTGAGAATCATCTTAATACTCTAAg ACAAAGCGGTGCAACTATAGTGGATGATCTAGAAATGGCAAATGTTGATGTTATATCAAATCCTGGTAAAAGTGGGGAGCTGACGGCAATGCTGGCTGGTTTCAAGATTGCTCTAAATGAGTACCTGCAAGAGCTTGTTTCTTCTCCTGTGAGGTCACTTGCTGACGTTATTTCTTTCAATCAAAATAATGCAGATATG GAGAAAACTAAAGAGTACGGTCAGGGAACTTTTATATCTGCAGAGAAGACAAGTGGATTTggagagaaagagaggaaGGCAGTTGAGTTAATGGAAAAACTGTCGCAAGATGGAATTGAGAAGCTGATGacagaaaatgaattggatgCCTTGGTGACACCAGGTACTCGTGTCATTCCTGTGCTGGCTCTTGGTGGCTACCCAGGGATTACTGTTCCGGCAGGATATGAAGGCAATCAGATGCCGTTCGGGATATGTTTTGGAGGTTTAAAAGGTACCGAACCCAAGCTAATTGAAATTGCTTATGCTTTTGAACAAGCCACCATGATAAGGAGGCCTCCTTTCGTTACACCATTTTGGATTGACGAAAGATAA